CCCCAAGCCAGATCAGCAGGGCAAAAGTCACCAGTTGCCAGCAGGCATCCAGAACCCGTAGCGACCACGGAGCGGTTCCAAACAGGACCGTGGCCAGATAGTGCGGCACGTAGCTGCCCATGCCGTTGTACGCCCAGTAGAGAGCATGGGCCTTGTCGCCGGCCATGACTCGTTCGGTCGCGTACTGGTAGTAGGCCTGGTCGAAGCCCGGCGGATCGAACAGGTTGCGACTGAGCGAGATGACCAGAACCGCCGCAAACAGCATCGCGGCCAGCAGGGTACCCGGCGCAGGCCCCAAGCGGCCCGCAGGCTGGGCATCGCTGCCCGTCAACAGGGTGGGGCTGATGGTCGCCATACGGCATTCATCGACCGATAACCCAGTCCAATCCAGCTCAGTCCGGGAATACCGCTTCCCCCTCCGGTTTGCCCGCCCGATATCTCAAGTCGAGAGCCCGATAAGACGACAGATCCCATGAGAAACGACGGTCTATTCAGGTACTGCCCATGAAGCTCTCCGACAAGACATCGAAATCGGGATCAGGGATCACACGCAAAGCACCGCGCGAACTGGGCATCGCGGCCCTGAATCGTGTTCACAAGCCCTCTCGACTGAAGGGCTTGGACGCCAAGATCGCCTCCACGCCAGGGCGGAAACCGGCTGACCGGGCGGCAATCGCCACTCCGGCCACACCCCGCGTGGCGGTCATCGGACTGGGCTACTGGGGCCCCAATCTTGTTCGCAACTTCTATTCCGTACTAGGCGAGAATCTCCGGGCCTGCTGCGACCGGCAGAGCCAGCGCGGACGGTTCATCCTTCAGAACTACCCCGGCATTCGCTTTACCGACGACATCGAGGTCATTCTGGGCGATCCGGATATCGATGCCCTGGCCATCGCCACACCCGTGGATACCCACTATCCGCTGGCCAAGGCGGCGCTCACCGCGGGCAAATCGGTACTGGTGGAGAAGCCGATGTGCTCGACCGTGGAGCAGGCCGAGGAACTGGTCGACCTGGCCGATCGAAACGGCAAGGTCCTGATGGTCGATCACACCTTCGTGTACAACCCCGCAGTCCGCAAGATGAAAGAGGTCGTGGACAGCGGCCAGCTCGGCGAGCTGCTCTTCGTAGACAGCATTCGCATCAACCTGGGCATCTTCCAGCATGACGTGAATGTCGTCTGGGACCTGGCTCCGCACGACCTGTCCATCGTTCAGTACCTGGTGGGCCGGCCGCCCAGGAGCCTCTCGGCTTTCGGGGCCGCCCACGCCGGGAACGGCATCGAGAGCATCGCGTACATCAACCTGGACTTCGGTGACGGGCTGATCGCCAATTTCCACGTCAACTGGCTCTCGCCGGTCAAGATCCGGCACACCGTGGTCGGCGGCCGGAAACGCAGCCTGATCTACAACGACCTCGATCCCATCGAGAAGGTCAAGATCTATGACAGCGGCATCACCGTCCGGCATGACGACCTCGAGGGGCGGCGACGCCAGCTCATCGAGTACCGGACCGGCGACATCTGGGCTCCGCATATCGCCCAGCAGGAACCGCTGCGAACTATGGTCACGCACTTCATCGACTGTCTGAGGGAGCACAAGCGGCCCGTGACCGACGGCCGGGCCGGGCTCGAGATCGTCCGCATTCTCGATGCCGCCCAACGGAGCATCAAAGCCCAGGGGGGCCGGATCACGCTATGAGCTTCAAGGCCGATTTCGCTCGTATCGCCCCGGACGTGCGCCTTGGCGAGAACGTCACCATCCACGCGTTTGTGAACCTCTACGGCTGCTCGATCGGGGACGACACGCGGATCGGGACCTTCGTGGAGATCCAGAAGAACGCCTCGGTGGGCCGGCGATGCAAGATCTCGAGTCATAGCTTCATCTGCGAGGGAGTTGCCATCGAGGATGACTGCTTCGTCGGGCACGGGGTGATGTTCATCAACGACAAGTATCCCCGGGCAACGGCTGCCGATGGCCGTCCGCAGGGCGAGCAGGACTGGCAGGTGGTTTCCACCCGGATCAGACATGGGGCGTCGATCGGTTCCGGAGCCGTCATTCTGTGCGGCATCACCATCGGTGAGCGAGCGATGATCGGAGCGGGCGCGGTGGTCACCCGGGACGTGCCGGCCGGCGCGGTGGTCGCCGGCGTTCCGGCCCGCGTGCGAGCGGGAGCCACGGTCTGCGCAGGAGTCTGCCGGGAATGAACATCTCCGTCGTCTATCCAGCCTTCAACGAGGCCGGCAATATCGAGCGGACCATCGCCCGTTCGCTCGATGCTCTCGGCGGCAAGTTCGATCAGTTCGAGCTCATCATCGTCGACGACGGCAGCACCGACGCGACCGGGGCCCTGGCCGAGGAACTCGCCAGGCGGCACCCCGAAATCGTCGTTCTCCATAACGAACACAACCAGGGTCTTGCTCCCACGCTGCTCCGCGGCCTGCGCTGGGCCCGCTTCGAACTGGTCACCTACAACGGCATGGACTATCCGTTTGACCTGGAAGACCTGCCGAAGATGGCCGCACTGCTCGACCACGCTGACATCGTGGTCGCCAGCCGAATGCAGCACGCGGGCTACACCTGTTACCGCACGATCGTCTCGTACACGAACCGGGCCATGCTGAGATGGCTGTTCAACCTTCCATTGCGGGACTTCAACTTCGTCCAGCTCTTCAGGAAGGAAGTGCTGGACGCGGTCGAGGTCCATTCACGAAGCGCCGGCTTCGTCGCCCCGGAGATCATCCTGCGGGCGCACAGCCAGGGCTTCCGCATTGTCTCGGTCGACATCCCGTACTACCCCCGGCTGGCGGGTGAGGCGAGTTGTGGCAAGCCGAGCGTTGTACTCGGTTCGCTCTGGGAACTGCTGAGCTTCTACTGGAATCGTCGCAAGTGCGCCCCGCCGACCGGCGTGGCTGGAGGCCCGTCATGAACACCGCCGCCCCATCAACGTTGACCGTCCCGTTCGTCGACCTGAAGGCCCAGTTTGCCCTGATCGGCGACGAAGTCCTGGACGCGATCGGTGAAGTCTGCCGCGACGCGAAGTTCTGCCTTGGACCTGCGGTCGAGGAGTTCGAGAAGGGCTTCGCCGAGTTCTGCGAGACGCGGTATTGCGTGGCGGTCAACAGCGGAACCAGCGCCCTTCACCTGGCCCTGCGCTGCCTGGACATCGGGCCGGGCGACGAGGTCATCACCGTGCCGGCCACGTTCGTGGCCACCACCTGGGCGATCAGCTACGTCAGGGCGACGCCGGTGTTCGTGGACATTGATCCCGCCGCACGGACCATGGACCCGGCCCTGCTCGAAGCCGCGATCACCCCGAAGACCAAGGCGATCATGCCCGTTCACCTTTACGGCCAGCCCGCGGACATGGGTCCGATCCTCAAGATCGCCGCAGCTCACGGCTTGCCGGTGGTCGAGGATGCCGCCCAGGCCCACGGCGCCACTTACAGGAAGGACCGTGTCGGCGGCATCGGGCGTATCGGCTGCTTCAGCTTCTATCCCGGCAAGAACCTCGGGGCCTACGGCGAGGGCGGAGCCCTGGTCACCAACGACGAGAACATCGCCAAGCGGGCCCGGGCCCTTCGCGACCACGGCCAGCGGCAGCGATACGTCCACGAGGAAATCGGGTACAACTACCGCATGGAGGGCATCCAGGGGGCGGTCCTGTCCATCAAACTCGACTTCATCGACGAGTGGAACGCTGCCCGGCGCCAACATGCCGCGGACTACATCGATCGACTGACCGATCTGCCCGGACTGACCCTGCCGAAGATGTACAAGGACCGCAAGAGCGTCTTTCACCTGTTCGTCGTGGAGTTGAACAACCGCGATGGGGTCGCCAGGAAGCTCAACGAGGCCGGCGTCCAGACCGGGCTGCACTATCCTGTGCCCGTGCATCTCCAGCCCGCGTACCGGGATCTCGGGCTCACCGACGGGGCGTTTCCGAACAGCGAGCGGCTGGCTAAGCGATGCCTGAGCCTGCCCATATTCCCGGAGCTGACCAGCGCGCAGATCGATCACGTCTGCGAGCAACTGGCAGCGAACTTGTTCAAGTCTTAAAGGCCGACAGGTCCAGAGACCGCCGGTGCCTTGTCACTCCGCCGCCCGCTGCGGCCATCACCGGGCGGGCCAGGTCGAACGGAGTTCGTACACCTCCATGGACACCACTCGACCGGCCGATCCGACCGCGAACGTCTCGAGTTGCCTCTTGTCCGGAGCAGGCAGGAAGCAGGAGGTCAGCGACACGCGGCCGTCGTTGCCGAACACCTCGATCGTGGTCCGGTCCACGAGAATCTGCAGCCGAACACGAGCCTCATGCAAATCCAGCGGGGCGTCGGCTCCCAGGCACGAGATCCTGCGGTCCTTGACCGCGTAGGTGATCGCCTCGCCGCGCACGCGGAAGCCGACTTCCCGGGCTTCGCCCGGCTCGATCTCGGCTCGGATATCGAACAGGTCGCCGCTGAGGCCAGCCAGGAGGTTGTCGCCCGGGGTCAGCGGTTTGTCGACCCACCTGTGCTCCCTGGTCCGGATCCTCTCGATCTCCGTGACGGGCCGGCGAGTCATCCGAATGCCTTCCGGGAAGGTGCGGAGCTGCAGCTCGCAGGGGATGCTCATCTGCTGATTGAAGGGCATGTTGGGATAGCGGCCGCCGCTCATCCAGGCGATCTGGATGCGCCGCCCGTCGGTGGGCGGAATGTCGCTGTAGGTCTGGACCGCGTAGTAGTTCTTCCCGTAGTCTACGCGGAGTGGCGTGCCCTCAAAGATGAACCGGTTGCCGTCGAACGAGCCGACCAGGTAGCGGCCGTTGGCGGCCGTCCAGACCCACTTGGTCCGGTCCTTCCTTCCGTCCACGGGCATCTCGAAGAAGTCCGGGCACTCGCCGCAGTCGGGAGCATCGATATCGTGCAGGTGCGTCCAGTTCTTGAGGTTCGGCGAGGAGAAGAACGCGAAGGTGTTCCCATCCTTGTACAGAGCCATAATCCACCTGCGGGTCGGGGCATGCCAGACCACCTTGGGGTCGCGATTCTCCTTGACGAGGTGCTTGAGCACAGGGTTCTGGGCGTACTTGATCCAGGTTCGCCCGAGGTCATTGCTGTAGGCGATGCACTGGGTGAACGGCTGGTCCTTGGATTCGGGGGAGGTTCCTCCGGCCGCGGTGTAGATCGCGACCAGGGTCTTTTCGTCGCCCTTCTGAAAGCCGGCGGTGTTGTCCCAATCCACGACGGCCGATCCGGAGAAGATGGTGCCCAGCCTGTCGGGCTCGATGGCGTTGGGCAGTTGCTGCCAGGACAGCAGGTTGGGGCTGACCGCGTGGCCCCAGGTCATGTTGCCCCAGTTGACGCCTGTCGGGTTGTGCTGGAAGAACAGGTGGTACTCACCCCGGTAGAAGACCAGGCCATTGGGGTCGTTCAGCCAGTTGGCCTTGGCGCTGAAGTGGAACTGCGGGCGGTAGGTTTCATCGTAGACCTTCTCGGGCAGGACGATGGCAGCCTTCCTGGTCTCGCTCTGGGTGATCTGGTCGATGTTGATGTGCCCCCAGCCGCCGGTATGCCGATCGACGATCTCGATCCGGGCCTTCCGGTCCATCAAGGGAGTCACGTCCCAGGCTATCGGCTGCAACCGTTCGCTGTCGAAGCCTGTGGCCGTGCGGGCGACTCGGCCGTCGACCAGGAGATTGATGCAGGTTTCGCCCGGGTGGCAGCCTCCGCCGATGAGGAAGGTGAGGTAGGGGCGTTTGATGCGGAATTCCGGCGAAGTCAGGGTGCCCTGGGACTTATCGCCGCCCGCGTAGCTGTTGGCCAAGCCTCGGCCTGCGAAGCCGGCGACCTCCATCTGATTGGGGAGTGTGCCGTGAGCCGGGCGGGTGCCGAAGGCGGTGCCGGTTGTCTGCCATGGGGCGTAGTCATCGCCCTCGAAGTCGGCGATCACGAGGTCGGTCTGGGCGCAGGCGGGGAAGACCGCCAGCATGACGATGGTCGAGGCGAGAAAAGCGGTTCTCATGTGCTTGGCTCTCGTGGCTGAGTACCTATGTCCCTTGGGAGTGTGGGACAGGCTTCCAGCCGGTCATTTGACCGGCAAGGTGCCGGTCCCACACCTGACGGGACGAGCTCCAAGGTTCCTGGTCTCATACACCCATGGGTAGACCTGTTTCGTGCTCAACAAGGCAATCCCGGGACAGTCCTTCGGGCATTCTACCGGCACTCAGTTCGGATAGCACCGAGACGGCCTTGGGATTCCAGGGTGGCACGGGCGTCTCTGCTGTCCGGGTCGCCGAGTGGCGAGGCGGGGGCGTCTCGATTCCCGCCTCCGGTACGGTTACACTGGGCCGTCGTTCTGAAGTTACCTGGCGATGGAGCCGCGCATGGGGCAGGACGTCATTGGCGAGCAGGATGTTCCGACGCTTGGCTACGCCTCGGGTCGGCCGTCTCGTGTCCGGTATTGGGTGGTCGTCTTCGCTGTTGCCCTGGCCTTCGTCACCTACATTGACCGGGTCTGCATTTCGCAGGCGGCTCCGTCGATCCGGGCGGACCTGGGTTTGAGCGAGGTCCAGATGGGCCTGGCGTTCGCGGCCTTTTACTGGGCGTATGCGCTGTTCGAGGTGCCTGCAGGCTGGATGGGTGACCGGTGGGGGGCCCGGCGGGTGCTGATGCGCATCGTGATCTGGTGGTCGTTCTTCACCGCCGCCACGGGGTGGGTGTGGAATCTCGGGTCGCTGGTGGTGACCCGGGCCTTGTTCGGCGCGGGCGAGGCGGGGTGCTTTCCCAACATCACCAAGACCTTCACTGCCTGGCTGCCGGCCGGTGAGCGCGTTCGGGCCCAGGGCATCATGTGGCTGGGGGCCCGGTGGGGCGGAGCCTTCACCCCGCTGCTGGTAGTGCTCGTTCTGCAGTGGATGCACTGGCGTCTCGCTTTCGTCGTGTTCGGAGCGATGGGCATCGTGTGGGCGGTTCTCTTCTATGTCTGGTATCGTGACGACCCGCGGGAGAATCCTCGAGTCAACGCGGCCGAGTTGGCGGTCATTCCGCCGGCCTCTGAGGCGATGCTCGGGCACGAGCCGGTTCCCTGGAAGGCCCTGGTCACCTCCAAGACGGTCTGGTTGCTCTGGGCCCAGTACGTCTGCCTGAACTACGGTTGGACGTTCTACATCACCTGGCTGCCGACGTACCTTCAGGAGGCTCGCCAGGTCACGTTGCACAAGGGTGCTCTCCTGGCCGGCATTCCGCTGTTCTTCGGTGGTCTGGGGTCGCTGTTCTGCGGCTACTTCGCCACGTACCTGGAGCGGCGTACGGGTGACGTCGTCCGGACGCGGCGCCGGCTGGCGTGCACCGGCTTCCTCGGAGCGGCCTGCTGTCTGGCGCTGTCCGTGCATATCAAGGACCCGCTGCTGGCGATGATCGTCGTGGGGCTGGCGAGCTTTGCGAACGATCTGGCCATGCCGCCGAGTTGGGGGGCGTGCATGGACGTCGGCGGCAAGATCTGCGGAACGCTCTCGGGCAGCATGAACATGATGGGCAATCTCGGCAACAGTCTGGCGCCGATCATCACCGGCCTGCTGCTGGTCTGGACGGACCACAACTGGACGGTCATCTTCTACGTTTCCGCGGCGGCGTACTCTCTTGGAACCTTCTGCTGGCTTTCGCTCGATTCGGTCACGCCGCTGATGAAACCGAGGCGAGGGTTCGAGGTCCTTCCTGTGACGGATGAACGCAAATGAAGATCACGAAGATCGAGACCGTGGTGTGCAATGCGAGGATGCGGAACTGGGTTTTTGTCAAGGTCCTGACCGATCAGCCGGGGCTGTGGGGCTGGGGCGAGGCGACGCTGGAGTGGCACACCCGGGCGATCGTCGGGGCGGTGGCGGACATCGAGCCGCTGCTCGTGGGCGAGGATCCGACGCGTGTTGAGCACCTCTGGCAGATGATGTATCGCCAGCACTTCTGGCACGGCAACGGCATCATCCGGGCGACGGCTATCAGCGGCATTGATCTGGCCTTGTGGGACATCGTGGGCAAGGTTCACGGTGTACCCTGTCACAAGCTCTGGGGCGGTCCGGTCCGCGATCACGTGCGGATGTATTGTCACCTGGGTGGCGGGCGGATGGAGGACTTCTACGAGACCGATCCGGCGGACGCCAAGCGGTTTGCCGAGCTCGCGGTGAAGGCGGTGGAGTCGGGTTTCACCGCGTTCAAGTCGATGGCCGTGCCCTGGACGATGGCGATTGAAGGGCTTCCGCCGGTGCGTTATGCGGAGGCTTGTGTGCGGGCGATGCGTGAGGCGGTGGGCGACTCGATTGACATCATGGTGGACTGCCACGCCCGGCCGTCGCCGCGGATGGGCATTCTGTTCGCCAAGGCCCTGGAGCCGTTTGGGCTGTACTGGTTCGAGGAGCCGTGTTGGCCGGAGACGATTGACGACCTTGCTCTGGTGCAGCGTTCGGTGGTGACGCCGATCGCGACGGGCGAGCGGCTGATCAGCCAGCACGCGTTTCGTGAGCTGCTGGAGAAGCGGGCGTGCAGTGTCATTCAGCCGGACATTACGCATTGCGGCGGGCTGAGCGAGGCTCGACGGATTGCGGCCATGGCCGAGGCGTATCGCGTGGCCATGGCTCCGCACAATCCGCAGGGTCCGGTCAGCACGGCCGCATCGCTGGAGTTTGGGCTGGCCACGCCCAGCTACCTGATCTGTGAAGCCGTGCACCAGGACGTGCCCTGGCGTGCGGACATTGTCAAGGAGGGATTCACCGTCGAGTCCAAAGGTCGGATTGTCCGCCCGGGGGTGCGACCCGGGCTTGGGATCGAGATCGACGAGGGCGAGGTGAAGAAGCACCCCTTCCAGCAGGAGTTGCCCCAGCGGGTGTTCTACGCGGACGGGAGTGTGGGGGACTGGTAGCGGCCCCCGCCGCGGGTTGGGTGGTGGTTGGCCGGGGACTTGGGGGCGCCTCAGGGGGTGAGCTCCGCCTCGTCCATCCTGTGGTCGGACGGCTTGACGCCCTTCTTGTGGCCGCGGAAGCCGAAGGCCGTCGGCTTGAATTGGCCCACGAGATCGACCCGCACCTTGGGTGGGATCTTCGCCTCGATGCCCAGGCACCAGTAGGCTGCGTTGACCAGTAACCGCCGCATTCCCTCGCTTTCCAGGTCGGTTGCGGCGCCCATGGTGGTTGTGAAGACGCGGCCGGTCCGGTCTTTCTCGCCTCGGTGGGTCTTGATCCAGGCGACCGGCATCATGGGCTCGTTTGGTGTGCCCGGCACCGGCTTGTCGGTTGCTTTCATGGCTTCCAGGACCTGGCCCAGGATCAGGACTTTGCTGTCGTCTGGCAGGGGCGAGCGCACGGTGTAGACATCGGTGGGGCCCCAGATATCCGTGCAATCGCGCACGATGGGATGGTCTTTCATGTCTTTGGCTATGACCCCGCGGGTGCTTTGCTTGCCGTGCTGGCCGTGATGGCTGACCCAGGTTTCGCCGAGTACCCGGCGGCCGAATCCGTCGATCCAGCCTTTCTCCTTGCTGTCATAGCTGTACCGGGCATAGGTTTTGCCCTTGGGGATGTTGAAGGCGTGGGTGGCGGTCCGCATTCCGATGATCGGGTTTCCTGATGCCACGTAGGCATCGACGTGCTTCATCTGCTGGTCGGGCAGGTCGCGAAAGCGTGTGGCGATGATCATCAGGTCGGCGGTTTCGAGGGCCTGGAGTCCGGGGATGTTGTCGCGGATTTCGGGGTTGATCTCGCCGGTCTTGGGATCGACGGCGAAGAGCACGGTGCACTTGAATCCGTGGTGTTTGGCGAGGATCTTGGCGAGCTGTGGCAGGGCCTCTTCCGAGCGGTACTCCTCGTCGCCGGAGATGAGCACGATGTGTTTGTCTTTGCCCGGTCCCTCGCCGCCCTTGTAGGTCACCCACTGTTCGGCGGCGCAGAGCACGTTGGGGACGAAGGTCAGCATGATGGGCATGACTCTCCAGATCAGGGTATGAGCGACATTCAAGGTCTTGACGGATCGCATTCTCGAATCTCCCTGGCCATGGTGGCCGCATTCACGGAATCTGAAAGCAGGACCGGAACGAGGTTGTTGTGTTCAGCTCTGACGTCATCCCGCGGTGAGCCGTGTCGCGGGCGGCATGCGGCCGGACCCGCACAGGTCGGGATGAGGCGGGCGTCGGGCTGTTGCTCATCTGACAACCTGTGGTGCAGGCCCCTCGCATCGGCCGCGCTTGATCCGCACGGGGATCGCCGACCTGAATCAGCGCGGCGGCGACCGGCCGGGGCACGGTCGAGCGCCGGATACACCGGACGTGGAGGTGGCTCTCGCGGTGTTCGGCATCGCGGCTGCCCCCGCGGCGGTCGGGTCAGCCCCACTTGCCCTTGCTCATGTGTCCCGCGAGCTCGGTCATGGAGAGCTTCATCATCTGGTAGCTGGCGAGGAGTGTCTTGTTGAACACGTCCACGCAGCCGGGGTCGAGGGCATCCTGGATACCTTCTTTGCAGACCCCTTCGATCTGGCGGGCGAGGTCGATGACCCGGGCGTGAAGCATGTTCGTCCGCCTGGATCGTTCCACGAGATTCGCGGCCGCCTCATCCAGCAGCGTGAACTTCTCGGGTGGGGCCCCGCACTTGGGGCACTTGGCCGGTGGGGTGTCCCCGTCATGGATATAACCACACGCGCATTTCCATTTCTTCTTCATGATTGCCTTTCCTGTCTACGCGAATGCGTTGGAACACGTCTCAACGCGATCACAGGCGTTTCGGATCCGCGAGCCCGACTCCGCCATCAAGCCGGGCCTGACGATTGCATGATGCGGTCTCAGGCCTCGTTGCCGCCTTCATGGCAGCCCGGGCCTTGCCGTCGTTCAGTCCCCTGGCGAGCGGGAAACGGGAGCGCAGCGGGTGATCGATCGTTCCTGCTCGTCTCCCATTCCGCTCTCTTTCGCACGGTTCCTTCTCACGGCGTCTTCTTCCCGTACATCTTGTCGTACTGGGCGAGCATATTCGCGCTGGGGCCGCCTTCGCTCCAGAAGGTAATCCGGTTGGCTTCGAGTGCCTTCTTGAACCTCTGCAGGAGCGCCGGGGCGTCCGCGGGGCGCAGTCCGTACTTGTCAGGGAAGCTGAGCTGCATGTGCCACAGCGGAACCAGCAGCTTCTCCAGGCGGTTGCGCACGGCCACGTCTTCGGTTCGGCCATAGGCTGCGTTGAGGATAGCCAGTCCTTTCGCGACGAATTCGGGCGGGGTGATCTCCTGGGGATGCCAGCCGTTCATCGGGATGTGCACCTTGATCTCTTTGCCGAACGCATCCATCAGGGCCAGGAACGCCATCACCTCGTCGGACACGGGTCCGTAGTAGCCCGCGCAGAACTCCGAACGGATCTTCATGGGGTCCTGGTTCGGATCCCAGAGCAGCTGGGCGGTGAGGTACTGGCGGAAGTTGGACAGCTCGGACCCTGATCCCTGGAGGTTGCCCTGCAGCATCACGCCGTTCACTCCGTGGGCCGCGTAGTATCGGATATCGTCCACCAGACCGTTCAGGTTCGGGTTGGGTGCCAGGTAGTCCCAGAAGTTCACCCCGTAATGCCACACCCAGATGCTCTTGGCGATCTTTCGCCAGTCGTCGATGGCCGCTCGATACGGCTTGCTCAGCTCCTCGTCGCCGATACCGTGGAAATAACAGGCGTGGTGGCAGAGGCGGATGATGACGTTATCGCGCGGCCTGGTGACCTTGGGTGCGGCGATGGAGTACTGATAGGCAAGGGTCTCGACGTACTTGTCCGGGTACTTGGCCTTGACTGCATCGGCCACGGCGTTGACCAGCCGCAGGATCGTCCCATGCTGAGCGTCCTCTTCCTTGACCACGGCCATGCAGGTCTCACACTCGCAGCATCCCCACCTACCCGGCCAGGCGTCGTTCTGGGAGATATCGACGGCGGTGAGGTTCGGCGTCTGTTCGATCCACTTGAGGGCCTGGGTTTTGGCGAGTTCGATCACGTTCGGGTTGGTGAAGCACAGCTGTCCGCTGATCGCCTCGCAGATTCGTTTGCCGCCGACCAGGCTGTAGTATTCGGGGTGTGTTGCGAAGTACACGTTTCCCGGGGCAATAGCCGCCGCCGTATGGACAAACGGCCAGATGAGCACGCCGGTGAACCGTCCCTGGGTGTCGGGAACGGGCTGGCCGAGGCATTGCCAGATGTTGGCCCCGTTGAGCTTCAATCGAGCCGCGAACTGCCAGTCGGACACGTCGTGATAGAGGTCGTCGCGATAAACGAAGGGGGGTGCGTATCGGTAGTCGATGTCGGGCAGGGTGAGCTTCGGTTGTTTGGGGGTGATGGTGCAATCGGGGGCCAGGAACCGGCACCCGCAGAATCGCTCCAGGAACACGTAGGCTGCGTACACTTGGCCGCGGTTGTCCTTGCCCAGCAGGACGAAGTCCTTGTCCGAGGACTTGACGACCACGCCGTCGGTTCCCAGCTTGTCCGCCTGTTCCAGGAGGGTCTTGTCGAGTCGTTTGCACTTTCCGACGTAGAATGCGGGTCCGGCTGCGGCTTCACCTTCGGCCACCCGCGGGAGCTTGACGTCTGCGATCTGGGTGAGGTAGGTCTGAAGCTCCGAAGCCGCGTAGGTTTCGGCGGGTGAGGCGTTGTCCGGGGTGACGATCCGATACGCTGACGCCCCGTTTTCCACAACCACGATATCCGCTGCCGTCGTGGGTGCCGGCACCGTCGATGCCATCGCCGCACTCAGCCCAACCGTCCAGACCATGAAGGAGCGACAGGCGCGGGTTCTTTGTCCGTCCGGGTATATCGATCGCCTGGCGGGTGAGAGGGGAGTCACAGCGAGTCCGAACGTCCCATGGTCGAAGTTGTCCATCGTTCGAAGGTCTCCCATTCGAGTCTTATCTCAGTCGACGCAGATGCTTGGCCAAGCGGTGTCATGGCGGATCCCTGTCTCGAATCCGCATCAGGCCCGCGTGCTTGCCGCTCCTTCCGGACAGACGGCCAGCAGTTCGATTCCCTTGCTGGTCCCCAGGTTGCCGGAGTACTTCTTCTCTTGGGCGTTGTTCCAATGCTCGTGGACGCCGAGGCTGGCCAGCCTCTGGACCGGCGCAGGGTGGTGGGGGTCATAGAAGGTCCGGGAGGGTGGATTTTCCGCCAGGGCCGCCTCGTGCAGATAGTCGTCCGTTCCGTGCCGCCGGGGGTAGTCGGTCCATTCCGTCCAGAGGAAATCGAAGCCCACGGAGTCGACTGCCACCGGATCCTGCGAGGCCAGGAGGCTGGCCGTCCAGCCGCCGTTGAAGGGCTGCGATTTCCATCGCCGGGGTGCCGGGTCGATGGGGTGCTTACCGGAGTAGAGGCCGTCGATCAGGTGGAGCACGGTCTTGCCGCCCAGGTGGGTGTGGCCCATGAGGTCGACCTGTTCCCGGTAGATGCTGGTCGACTCCGAGAACGAACCCCGGTGCAAGTCGTAGTAGCCCGA
This genomic stretch from Phycisphaerae bacterium harbors:
- a CDS encoding Gfo/Idh/MocA family oxidoreductase; the protein is MKLSDKTSKSGSGITRKAPRELGIAALNRVHKPSRLKGLDAKIASTPGRKPADRAAIATPATPRVAVIGLGYWGPNLVRNFYSVLGENLRACCDRQSQRGRFILQNYPGIRFTDDIEVILGDPDIDALAIATPVDTHYPLAKAALTAGKSVLVEKPMCSTVEQAEELVDLADRNGKVLMVDHTFVYNPAVRKMKEVVDSGQLGELLFVDSIRINLGIFQHDVNVVWDLAPHDLSIVQYLVGRPPRSLSAFGAAHAGNGIESIAYINLDFGDGLIANFHVNWLSPVKIRHTVVGGRKRSLIYNDLDPIEKVKIYDSGITVRHDDLEGRRRQLIEYRTGDIWAPHIAQQEPLRTMVTHFIDCLREHKRPVTDGRAGLEIVRILDAAQRSIKAQGGRITL
- a CDS encoding N-acetyltransferase → MSFKADFARIAPDVRLGENVTIHAFVNLYGCSIGDDTRIGTFVEIQKNASVGRRCKISSHSFICEGVAIEDDCFVGHGVMFINDKYPRATAADGRPQGEQDWQVVSTRIRHGASIGSGAVILCGITIGERAMIGAGAVVTRDVPAGAVVAGVPARVRAGATVCAGVCRE
- a CDS encoding glycosyltransferase encodes the protein MNISVVYPAFNEAGNIERTIARSLDALGGKFDQFELIIVDDGSTDATGALAEELARRHPEIVVLHNEHNQGLAPTLLRGLRWARFELVTYNGMDYPFDLEDLPKMAALLDHADIVVASRMQHAGYTCYRTIVSYTNRAMLRWLFNLPLRDFNFVQLFRKEVLDAVEVHSRSAGFVAPEIILRAHSQGFRIVSVDIPYYPRLAGEASCGKPSVVLGSLWELLSFYWNRRKCAPPTGVAGGPS
- a CDS encoding DegT/DnrJ/EryC1/StrS family aminotransferase; this encodes MNTAAPSTLTVPFVDLKAQFALIGDEVLDAIGEVCRDAKFCLGPAVEEFEKGFAEFCETRYCVAVNSGTSALHLALRCLDIGPGDEVITVPATFVATTWAISYVRATPVFVDIDPAARTMDPALLEAAITPKTKAIMPVHLYGQPADMGPILKIAAAHGLPVVEDAAQAHGATYRKDRVGGIGRIGCFSFYPGKNLGAYGEGGALVTNDENIAKRARALRDHGQRQRYVHEEIGYNYRMEGIQGAVLSIKLDFIDEWNAARRQHAADYIDRLTDLPGLTLPKMYKDRKSVFHLFVVELNNRDGVARKLNEAGVQTGLHYPVPVHLQPAYRDLGLTDGAFPNSERLAKRCLSLPIFPELTSAQIDHVCEQLAANLFKS
- a CDS encoding glycoside hydrolase family 32 protein — translated: MRTAFLASTIVMLAVFPACAQTDLVIADFEGDDYAPWQTTGTAFGTRPAHGTLPNQMEVAGFAGRGLANSYAGGDKSQGTLTSPEFRIKRPYLTFLIGGGCHPGETCINLLVDGRVARTATGFDSERLQPIAWDVTPLMDRKARIEIVDRHTGGWGHINIDQITQSETRKAAIVLPEKVYDETYRPQFHFSAKANWLNDPNGLVFYRGEYHLFFQHNPTGVNWGNMTWGHAVSPNLLSWQQLPNAIEPDRLGTIFSGSAVVDWDNTAGFQKGDEKTLVAIYTAAGGTSPESKDQPFTQCIAYSNDLGRTWIKYAQNPVLKHLVKENRDPKVVWHAPTRRWIMALYKDGNTFAFFSSPNLKNWTHLHDIDAPDCGECPDFFEMPVDGRKDRTKWVWTAANGRYLVGSFDGNRFIFEGTPLRVDYGKNYYAVQTYSDIPPTDGRRIQIAWMSGGRYPNMPFNQQMSIPCELQLRTFPEGIRMTRRPVTEIERIRTREHRWVDKPLTPGDNLLAGLSGDLFDIRAEIEPGEAREVGFRVRGEAITYAVKDRRISCLGADAPLDLHEARVRLQILVDRTTIEVFGNDGRVSLTSCFLPAPDKRQLETFAVGSAGRVVSMEVYELRSTWPAR
- a CDS encoding MFS transporter is translated as MGQDVIGEQDVPTLGYASGRPSRVRYWVVVFAVALAFVTYIDRVCISQAAPSIRADLGLSEVQMGLAFAAFYWAYALFEVPAGWMGDRWGARRVLMRIVIWWSFFTAATGWVWNLGSLVVTRALFGAGEAGCFPNITKTFTAWLPAGERVRAQGIMWLGARWGGAFTPLLVVLVLQWMHWRLAFVVFGAMGIVWAVLFYVWYRDDPRENPRVNAAELAVIPPASEAMLGHEPVPWKALVTSKTVWLLWAQYVCLNYGWTFYITWLPTYLQEARQVTLHKGALLAGIPLFFGGLGSLFCGYFATYLERRTGDVVRTRRRLACTGFLGAACCLALSVHIKDPLLAMIVVGLASFANDLAMPPSWGACMDVGGKICGTLSGSMNMMGNLGNSLAPIITGLLLVWTDHNWTVIFYVSAAAYSLGTFCWLSLDSVTPLMKPRRGFEVLPVTDERK